In the genome of Palaemon carinicauda isolate YSFRI2023 chromosome 20, ASM3689809v2, whole genome shotgun sequence, one region contains:
- the LOC137660113 gene encoding RNA-binding protein cabeza-like, which translates to MVVEDDVEEEVVEEMVEEEDEVVEERRWWWRRRRDGGEDDVEEEEKDEEEVVEEEEGGGGEKVVVEDDKMVVEDDVEEEVVEDDVEEEDGGGGEEGGGGGEGRGGGGVEDGGGGGGGGGGGGGGGREGGGGGEGRGGGGVKDGGGG; encoded by the exons ATGGTGGTGGAGGATGATgtagaggaggaggtggtggaggagatggtggaggaggaggatgaggtggTGGAGGAGAGAAGGTGGTGGTGGAGGAGAAGAAGAGATGGAGGTGAGGATGatgtagaggaggaggagaaggatgaggaggaggtggtggaggaggaggagggtggtgGAGGAGAGAAGGTGGTGGTGGAGGATgat AAGATGGTGGTGGAGGATGATgtagaggaggaggtggtggaggatgATGTGGAGGAGGAGGATGGTGGTGGAGGAGAGGAAGGTGGTggtggaggagaaggaagaggtggTGGTGGAGTAGAagatggtggtggaggaggaggtggtggaggaggaggaggtggtggaggaagagaaggtggtggtggaggagaaggaagaggtggTGGTGGAGTAAAAGATGGTGGTGGAGGATGa